A section of the Bacteroidales bacterium genome encodes:
- the pth gene encoding aminoacyl-tRNA hydrolase has product MKYLIAGLGNIGPEYAHTRHNIGFDILDALAGASNMSFKDKRYGFVCEMKYRSRIYVLLKPSTFMNLSGNAVRYWLRKEKLSPENLLVVVDDMALPFGTLRLRAKGGDAGHNGLNHIQGILGTTSYARLRFGIGNDFYPGQQVDYVLSGWTEEQEKALPERIEMAGEIIRSFGVIGLQRTMNAYNNK; this is encoded by the coding sequence ATGAAATACCTGATTGCAGGATTAGGAAACATAGGACCCGAGTACGCGCATACGCGTCATAACATAGGATTTGACATATTGGATGCCCTGGCAGGGGCGTCCAATATGTCTTTTAAGGACAAGCGTTACGGCTTTGTGTGTGAGATGAAGTACCGGTCCCGCATCTATGTCCTGCTGAAACCTTCCACCTTCATGAACCTGAGCGGTAATGCGGTGCGCTACTGGCTCCGCAAGGAAAAGCTTTCCCCGGAGAACCTGCTGGTGGTGGTGGACGACATGGCTCTTCCCTTCGGCACCCTCCGCCTGAGGGCCAAAGGGGGCGATGCCGGTCACAACGGATTGAACCACATCCAGGGGATCCTGGGGACCACCAGTTATGCCCGTCTGCGCTTCGGGATCGGCAACGATTTTTATCCGGGTCAGCAGGTGGACTATGTCCTGAGCGGATGGACCGAAGAGCAGGAAAAAGCCCTGCCCGAACGGATCGAAATGGCCGGGGAGATTATCAGGTCCTTCGGGGTCATTGGCCTCCAGCGTACCATGAATGCATATAATAATAAGTAA
- a CDS encoding 50S ribosomal protein L25, with product MKTIKIGAEKRTVLGKSSTRDLRKINHVPCVMYGGAEVIHFHAHENDFRHIVYTPSAFIVEVELDGKKHKAVMQELQFHPVTDKLNHIDFVEVFDDKPVTVEIPIKLVGAAIGLKDGGKPRQRRRVLKVRGLVEHLPDVLEIDITHVAIGDVVKIGDLSYNHLEILDPARSMVYAIVSSRISKGMEMGEAEADAEEAAAEEAEAGKAGEASAEAEEDSDN from the coding sequence ATGAAAACAATTAAAATTGGCGCCGAAAAGCGCACCGTACTAGGTAAAAGTTCTACCCGCGATCTGAGAAAAATCAACCATGTCCCCTGTGTGATGTACGGCGGAGCGGAAGTGATTCACTTTCACGCTCACGAAAACGATTTCAGACACATTGTATATACTCCCAGCGCCTTTATTGTGGAGGTAGAACTGGATGGGAAGAAGCATAAAGCAGTTATGCAGGAGCTTCAGTTCCACCCGGTGACCGATAAGCTGAACCATATCGACTTTGTGGAGGTATTTGATGATAAGCCCGTTACTGTGGAAATTCCCATCAAACTGGTGGGTGCAGCCATAGGCCTGAAAGACGGTGGGAAGCCCCGTCAGAGAAGGCGTGTGCTGAAGGTACGCGGACTGGTGGAGCATCTGCCCGATGTCCTGGAGATCGATATCACCCATGTGGCCATTGGAGATGTGGTCAAGATTGGCGATCTCTCTTATAACCATCTGGAAATTCTCGATCCTGCCCGTTCCATGGTCTATGCGATTGTATCGTCCCGGATATCCAAGGGTATGGAGATGGGTGAAGCCGAGGCTGATGCCGAAGAGGCAGCTGCAGAAGAAGCTGAAGCAGGCAAGGCTGGTGAAGCATCTGCTGAAGCGGAAGAAGATTCTGATAACTAA